Proteins from a genomic interval of Nostoc sp. TCL240-02:
- a CDS encoding triacylglycerol lipase, producing the protein MNTENQQRNPVLLVHGIDDTGLVFYKMAGHLALQGWSVYSLDLVPNNGDMGLDKLAKQVADYVTVTFAPEQELDLIGFSMGGIVSRYYIQRLGGINRIQRFITISSPHNGTVVAYGSQRPGCVQMRPGSIFLKDLNSDAVILEQLDFTSIWTPYDLMIVPANSSQMPVGSEVILPVALHPWMLTDPRSLAAVKAALTKPIKLPFLKKASS; encoded by the coding sequence ATGAATACTGAAAATCAGCAGCGCAATCCTGTGCTATTGGTACACGGCATTGACGATACGGGGTTAGTTTTCTATAAAATGGCAGGGCACTTAGCATTACAAGGCTGGTCTGTATATTCTCTGGATCTGGTTCCTAATAATGGTGATATGGGCCTTGATAAATTGGCAAAGCAGGTAGCCGATTATGTTACAGTCACCTTTGCACCAGAACAAGAGCTAGATTTAATAGGCTTCAGTATGGGAGGAATTGTCAGCCGTTACTATATCCAGCGATTGGGAGGAATTAACCGTATTCAGAGATTTATTACGATCTCTTCACCCCATAATGGAACTGTTGTTGCTTATGGTTCCCAGCGTCCTGGTTGCGTACAAATGCGCCCCGGCAGTATTTTTCTTAAGGATTTAAATTCTGATGCTGTAATATTGGAGCAATTAGATTTTACATCGATCTGGACACCTTATGATTTGATGATTGTCCCAGCGAATAGTTCACAAATGCCCGTAGGAAGCGAAGTCATATTACCAGTTGCCCTACACCCTTGGATGCTAACAGACCCAAGGAGTTTAGCAGCAGTAAAAGCAGCTTTAACAAAGCCTATTAAGCTGCCCTTCCTTAAGAAAGCATCCAGTTAG
- a CDS encoding VOC family protein: protein MSQTLFHLAFPVTDIAQTKAYYVDGLGCIPGRENHHALILNLYGHQLVAHITKEPLIPQHSIYPRHFGLIFTQERDWQDLLERAQQQQLLFREETKNRFVGSPLEHRTFFLEDPFYNLMEFKYYRHSEAIFGSYEHTQIGDRT, encoded by the coding sequence ATGAGCCAAACTTTATTCCATCTTGCTTTCCCTGTGACTGACATTGCCCAAACAAAAGCATATTATGTGGATGGCTTGGGCTGTATTCCTGGTCGTGAAAACCATCACGCGCTGATTCTAAATCTCTATGGTCATCAACTAGTAGCTCACATAACCAAAGAACCGTTGATACCGCAACATAGTATATATCCCAGACACTTTGGACTAATTTTTACCCAAGAACGTGACTGGCAAGACTTACTAGAAAGGGCACAACAACAACAGCTACTTTTTCGTGAAGAAACCAAAAATCGCTTTGTCGGTTCTCCTCTTGAACATCGCACTTTCTTTTTAGAAGATCCTTTTTATAACCTTATGGAATTCAAGTATTATCGTCACTCAGAGGCGATTTTTGGGAGTTACGAACATACGCAAATTGGCGATAGAACTTAA
- a CDS encoding TIGR00297 family protein: MSSLIDSVNPWLVAVVLNTILLGLAWIAPKKLLTPAGSFHAWFLAILIWVTLGWQGYTVVMFYFLVGSGVTRIGMAQKEAEGIAEKRSGARGPENVWGSALTGALCALGIGIINSGFLVSSSQYFDFAQYKSLVPNTSAALSTSLQSLLLLGYVASFSTKLADTTASEVGKAYGKSTFLITTLKPVPRGTEGAVSLEGTLAGIVASVAIAFVGWGVGLIDLLGVAWCILAAFIATNLESVIGATLQSKYTWLTNEVVNIFNTLIGAIAAVLLSWTWVNIIK, encoded by the coding sequence ATGTCATCCTTAATTGATTCTGTTAATCCCTGGTTGGTGGCAGTAGTATTAAACACAATTCTATTGGGTTTAGCTTGGATTGCTCCGAAAAAGCTACTTACGCCTGCTGGATCATTTCATGCGTGGTTTCTGGCCATCCTAATTTGGGTAACTCTAGGCTGGCAAGGATATACAGTAGTGATGTTCTATTTTCTGGTTGGTTCTGGTGTTACCCGTATCGGTATGGCGCAGAAAGAGGCTGAAGGAATTGCCGAAAAGCGTTCTGGGGCAAGGGGCCCGGAGAATGTCTGGGGTTCAGCTTTGACCGGGGCGCTGTGTGCCTTGGGAATAGGGATAATAAATTCGGGATTTCTTGTATCTAGTTCCCAATACTTCGACTTCGCTCAGTACAAGTCTTTAGTTCCCAATACTTCGGCTGCGCTCAGTACAAGTCTCCAGTCTCTATTATTACTAGGCTATGTAGCGAGTTTCAGTACCAAACTGGCTGACACTACTGCAAGTGAAGTTGGTAAAGCGTATGGAAAAAGCACCTTTCTAATTACCACACTCAAACCGGTGCCTCGCGGTACAGAAGGAGCGGTCAGCTTGGAGGGGACTTTAGCTGGTATTGTGGCTTCTGTAGCGATCGCATTTGTTGGTTGGGGAGTTGGTTTAATCGATCTATTAGGAGTCGCTTGGTGTATACTGGCAGCATTTATCGCCACTAACTTAGAAAGTGTGATTGGGGCAACACTGCAATCTAAGTATACTTGGCTGACCAATGAAGTAGTAAATATTTTTAATACATTAATCGGTGCGATCGCGGCTGTGTTACTTTCCTGGACATGGGTAAATATCATTAAGTAG
- a CDS encoding peptidylprolyl isomerase, producing MESLSFLTINDQIISIEEAVKYLQASGKLGQFIGDILRQHVIEQEIRTRDDIEIGTAITEQSIIDFRLKNQLTDPQSFQEWLKTNNTDYTTFHTSVTFGYKLEKLKAVVTEAKIQEYFIERKIFLDRVVLSRIVVNNRELADELQTQIEEGGSFEQLAKEYSLSDDRIVNGMMGIVSRGSMPDILRAAIDVASPGQLIGPIEIVGKDSPQGEGPYGLFRVEQFLPASLEDTQLKQALQNELFEKWLAEKIQKLTVKLQVS from the coding sequence ATGGAATCTTTATCATTTTTGACAATTAATGACCAAATAATTTCTATTGAGGAAGCTGTAAAGTACCTGCAAGCCTCTGGAAAATTGGGGCAGTTCATTGGGGATATTCTCCGCCAGCACGTAATTGAGCAAGAAATCCGAACACGAGACGATATTGAAATTGGTACAGCAATAACCGAACAGTCCATTATTGACTTTAGACTGAAAAATCAACTGACTGACCCCCAAAGTTTTCAAGAATGGTTAAAGACTAACAACACAGATTACACCACATTTCATACATCAGTTACTTTTGGTTACAAGTTAGAAAAGCTGAAAGCTGTAGTCACCGAAGCCAAAATCCAAGAATATTTCATTGAACGCAAAATCTTTTTGGATCGGGTAGTACTTTCTCGGATAGTTGTTAATAATCGAGAATTGGCAGACGAACTACAAACCCAAATTGAAGAAGGAGGTAGTTTTGAGCAACTAGCTAAAGAGTATTCACTTTCAGATGACCGAATTGTGAACGGCATGATGGGAATAGTCAGCCGAGGAAGTATGCCGGATATATTACGGGCAGCTATTGATGTGGCAAGTCCTGGACAATTAATAGGACCAATAGAAATCGTTGGCAAAGACTCTCCCCAAGGAGAAGGACCTTATGGTTTGTTTCGAGTAGAACAATTTCTGCCAGCGTCTTTAGAAGATACTCAACTCAAGCAAGCACTACAAAATGAGTTATTTGAGAAATGGCTAGCAGAGAAAATTCAAAAACTGACAGTCAAGCTACAAGTGAGTTAA
- a CDS encoding type I secretion system permease/ATPase has product MASRENSKTDSQATSELKILDNESLRLKVLASLPWNQPPLCWLTPEQQSQLENECQTRQYRLGEKIWSNDVGRYQFLIVAGKVRLREEGVGKPLAALEVGDWFGDLQKLSADFKAVAASKEVVVVCWDTALWTEFSNPQIQEFWQVLPVYMEGERETFSFSSTPSVTVSDGTSSPHSFQPQKRLPSANLIISNYPFVASWNTAAACLTMVAQQLENSVQLEWVQRQLRGQRPKQVVEAGEKLGLVLRRLQVSWGELRQLSFPALLLWNSDSPQSPSWVVAYGVKGDRLIIANPLNPDRICESLPQSIVEASWDGRLWQVELISKQETFNLSWFTPAVWKYKGLLTEVLLASFTLQLLGLTTPLITQVVIDKVMVQGSLPTLDVMAIALLCVAIFESVLGILRLFIFTHTARRLDLSLSAQLFRHLMRLPLAYFESRRVGDTVARVQELEQIRQFLTGTALTVILDSIFAVVYLALMFYYNVPLTFVALAVLPLFATLTIVATPILRNWLNETFNRSADSQSFLVETITGIHSVKAHAAEPVARDRWEGLFARFIRTGFKASTTSNISSNIGDFLTNFSTMLILWFGAKLVIEQKLTIGQLVAFQMLSGRVTGPLLRLVQLWQTLQQVLLSVDRIGDILNVSPEAELGTGLVLPPLKGQVTFEQVFFRYRPNFEAILRGISFNAEPGQFVGIVGRSGSGKSTLSKLLQRLYQIESGRILIDGFDIKSADLASLRQQVSVVLQEDFLFNGSILENITLGTPDITAEQVVEAARLAVAHDFISQLPYGYETNVGERGTALSGGQRQRIALARLFLSQAPILVLDEATSALDSETEQQVLQNLQKVSANRTVFLIAHRFAPLKRADLILVLEQGVIAERGTHSELLQQKGLYWSLYQRQQANI; this is encoded by the coding sequence ATGGCTAGCAGAGAAAATTCAAAAACTGACAGTCAAGCTACAAGTGAGTTAAAAATTCTGGATAATGAATCTTTACGATTAAAAGTGCTAGCTTCTTTGCCTTGGAATCAGCCGCCACTATGCTGGCTGACTCCCGAACAACAATCCCAATTGGAAAATGAGTGTCAAACTCGTCAGTATCGTTTGGGAGAAAAAATTTGGTCTAACGATGTCGGTCGTTACCAATTCTTAATTGTGGCTGGAAAAGTTCGCTTACGAGAAGAGGGAGTTGGCAAACCTTTGGCAGCCCTAGAAGTGGGGGATTGGTTTGGTGATTTACAAAAGTTGTCTGCGGATTTTAAAGCTGTAGCTGCTAGCAAAGAAGTAGTAGTAGTGTGTTGGGATACAGCCCTGTGGACAGAATTTTCTAACCCACAAATTCAGGAATTTTGGCAAGTCTTACCAGTGTATATGGAGGGAGAAAGAGAGACATTTTCCTTCTCTTCCACTCCTTCAGTAACAGTTTCAGATGGAACTTCCAGCCCTCACAGCTTTCAACCCCAAAAACGACTCCCATCTGCGAATTTAATCATCTCAAATTATCCATTTGTTGCTAGCTGGAACACTGCGGCTGCTTGTTTAACAATGGTGGCGCAACAGCTAGAAAACTCTGTGCAACTGGAATGGGTGCAACGTCAACTCAGAGGACAACGCCCAAAACAGGTTGTGGAAGCAGGAGAAAAGTTAGGGTTAGTGTTGCGGCGGTTACAAGTGAGTTGGGGTGAGTTGCGACAACTGTCATTTCCAGCTTTGCTGTTGTGGAATTCTGACTCACCCCAGAGTCCATCCTGGGTGGTAGCTTATGGAGTTAAAGGCGATCGCTTAATTATCGCTAACCCTCTAAATCCCGATCGCATTTGTGAAAGCTTACCGCAATCCATAGTTGAAGCATCGTGGGATGGACGATTGTGGCAAGTAGAACTCATATCTAAACAAGAAACATTTAACCTCAGTTGGTTCACCCCAGCAGTTTGGAAGTATAAGGGATTACTAACAGAAGTATTATTAGCATCTTTTACCTTGCAGCTTTTGGGGTTAACAACACCACTAATTACGCAAGTAGTTATTGATAAAGTGATGGTGCAGGGGAGTTTGCCGACTCTTGATGTTATGGCGATCGCGCTTCTATGCGTAGCCATATTTGAGTCTGTACTTGGCATCCTGCGCTTATTCATCTTTACCCATACAGCCCGTCGTCTGGATTTAAGTTTATCAGCACAGCTATTCCGCCATCTGATGCGTCTGCCTTTGGCTTATTTTGAGTCGCGGCGCGTCGGAGACACGGTAGCACGAGTCCAGGAACTCGAACAAATTCGTCAGTTTCTCACGGGTACAGCATTAACTGTGATTCTAGATAGCATCTTTGCTGTGGTGTACCTAGCATTGATGTTTTACTACAACGTCCCGCTTACCTTTGTGGCTTTAGCAGTACTACCACTATTTGCGACTTTGACGATAGTTGCAACACCAATTCTGCGTAACTGGCTTAACGAAACCTTTAACCGGAGTGCTGATAGTCAATCCTTTCTAGTAGAGACAATCACGGGGATTCATTCAGTTAAAGCCCATGCAGCAGAACCAGTAGCCCGCGATCGCTGGGAAGGCTTATTTGCTCGCTTCATCCGCACAGGTTTTAAAGCCTCTACCACCTCCAATATCAGCAGCAACATTGGTGACTTCCTCACTAATTTTTCCACCATGCTGATTCTCTGGTTTGGAGCCAAATTAGTTATTGAACAAAAGCTCACAATTGGACAACTAGTTGCCTTTCAAATGCTATCTGGCAGAGTCACGGGCCCACTTTTGCGCTTAGTACAGTTATGGCAAACCCTCCAACAAGTGCTACTTTCTGTAGATCGCATTGGTGATATTCTCAACGTCTCCCCAGAAGCTGAACTAGGAACTGGTCTAGTTTTACCACCTCTGAAAGGACAAGTCACCTTCGAGCAAGTATTTTTCCGCTACCGGCCGAACTTTGAAGCAATTCTGCGGGGAATCTCTTTCAATGCTGAACCAGGGCAATTTGTTGGCATTGTCGGACGCAGTGGTTCTGGGAAAAGTACCCTATCTAAACTATTGCAACGCCTCTATCAAATTGAATCAGGACGCATCTTAATTGATGGTTTTGATATTAAAAGTGCCGATTTAGCGTCACTGCGGCAACAAGTTAGTGTAGTTCTCCAAGAAGACTTTTTATTCAACGGTTCCATTTTGGAAAATATCACTCTCGGTACTCCTGACATTACCGCAGAACAAGTGGTAGAGGCGGCAAGACTAGCAGTAGCACACGACTTCATCAGTCAATTACCCTACGGTTACGAAACCAATGTGGGTGAACGCGGTACAGCTTTATCTGGCGGACAAAGACAACGTATTGCACTCGCCAGATTATTTCTTTCTCAAGCGCCGATTTTAGTTTTGGATGAAGCTACCAGTGCTTTGGATAGTGAAACTGAACAACAAGTACTACAAAACCTACAAAAAGTTTCCGCTAACCGCACTGTGTTTCTGATTGCTCACCGCTTTGCCCCTCTCAAACGCGCTGATTTAATTTTGGTATTAGAGCAAGGCGTAATTGCCGAACGTGGGACTCACTCAGAGTTATTGCAACAAAAGGGTTTGTATTGGTCACTATATCAACGGCAGCAAGCAAACATTTAG
- a CDS encoding CARDB domain-containing protein, with the protein MMLVGSDAVNAIAAGATSSETASVIINNAIAAGNYYLLYQADANGNIGESNSLGGSPSSDNTVRIRFFDDMP; encoded by the coding sequence ATGATGTTGGTCGGCTCTGATGCCGTTAACGCCATTGCCGCAGGTGCTACTAGCTCAGAGACAGCATCAGTCATCATTAACAATGCGATCGCCGCAGGGAACTATTACTTGCTCTATCAAGCCGATGCTAATGGCAATATTGGCGAAAGCAATAGCTTAGGTGGTTCTCCGAGTAGTGACAATACGGTTCGGATAAGGTTTTTTGATGACATGCCCTAG
- a CDS encoding S8 family serine peptidase — MGIYSTLPGNDYGYKDGTSIATPHVAEIIALMLSAKKGLTDAQVRQIVTTTVANSLV; from the coding sequence ATGGGTATTTATTCGACACTTCCGGGCAATGACTATGGTTATAAAGATGGAACGTCTATAGCAACTCCTCATGTTGCTGAAATAATAGCTTTAATGCTCAGTGCTAAAAAAGGTCTAACTGATGCCCAAGTGCGTCAGATTGTCACAACGACAGTAGCAAATAGCTTGGTATAG
- a CDS encoding S8 family peptidase produces MLNDNTNNNLFSTNRSLNFTSISSSDTFNTKNDTSLNLSGRSSYNSADSDVQLLNNNDYENSSNATTSTFTTQSYNSTNGYGLINAAAAVAKATNQNTFADVPDLGGNNWGADLIKAPEVWAQGYTGKGVVVAVIDTGVDYNHEDLKNNIWTNTKEIPGNGIDDDGNGYIDDNYGWNFADQNNNTLDDNGHGTHVSGTIAGENNNYGVTGIAYDAKIMPVKVLDESGSGSYSSISKGIRYAVDNGANVINLSLGGTSSNRTLESAINYASSKGVIVVMAAGNDGDSSPDYPARYASKSGIAVGAVDRNNNMADFSNRSGTNEISYVTAPGVKVYSSVPNNQYATYSGTSMAAPHVAGVVALMLSANPSLTDAQVRQIVAETSENSTQSTNSSLNISNVSSLAKQVMSTTGYADTAANSSQSTIYSLNISNVSSLAKQVISGDNLLHIDAQTSNYLTSQTIASLNNSDVSSLIGQTVTETAKYLTPETIASFNNSDFDSLMGQTITETAKYLTPETIASLNNSDVSSLIGQTITETAKYLTPETIASFNNSDFDSLMGQTITETAKYLTPETIASFNNSDFGSRIGQIITGINTDSNDDNKNENNLDFWKLLEGMQKQIEQYKKFLGIA; encoded by the coding sequence ATGCTCAATGATAATACTAATAACAATTTATTCTCTACTAATAGAAGCTTAAATTTTACTTCAATCTCTTCATCAGATACATTTAATACTAAGAATGACACCAGCCTCAACTTAAGCGGACGTAGTAGCTACAACTCAGCCGATTCTGATGTGCAGTTACTAAATAATAATGACTACGAAAATAGCAGTAACGCTACGACTAGTACTTTTACCACGCAAAGTTATAACTCCACTAATGGCTATGGCTTAATTAATGCAGCAGCAGCAGTGGCTAAAGCTACTAATCAGAATACCTTTGCTGATGTTCCCGATCTTGGTGGTAATAATTGGGGAGCCGACCTTATTAAAGCACCAGAAGTTTGGGCACAAGGATACACAGGTAAAGGCGTTGTTGTCGCTGTTATAGATACTGGGGTTGACTATAACCACGAGGATTTAAAAAATAATATCTGGACGAATACCAAGGAAATTCCAGGTAACGGTATAGATGATGATGGCAATGGCTATATTGATGATAATTACGGGTGGAATTTTGCTGATCAAAACAACAACACCCTAGATGACAACGGTCACGGTACTCATGTTTCTGGCACGATCGCAGGAGAAAATAATAACTACGGTGTCACTGGTATTGCTTATGATGCCAAGATTATGCCCGTCAAAGTTTTGGATGAGTCTGGCTCTGGTTCTTATAGCTCGATATCTAAAGGTATTCGCTACGCTGTGGATAATGGAGCTAATGTGATTAACCTCAGTTTAGGAGGCACATCTTCCAATCGGACTTTAGAGTCAGCCATTAACTATGCCAGCAGCAAAGGAGTAATTGTTGTCATGGCAGCAGGTAATGATGGTGACTCATCACCAGACTATCCCGCTCGCTATGCATCCAAGTCGGGAATTGCTGTTGGGGCAGTAGACAGAAATAATAATATGGCCGATTTCTCTAATCGCTCTGGAACAAATGAAATCTCTTATGTTACAGCCCCAGGAGTCAAGGTTTATTCATCAGTTCCGAATAATCAGTATGCCACTTATAGCGGCACATCTATGGCTGCTCCCCATGTGGCTGGTGTAGTTGCCCTGATGCTTAGTGCTAACCCCAGCCTGACTGATGCCCAAGTACGTCAGATTGTGGCAGAAACATCAGAAAATAGCACACAAAGTACAAACTCTAGTTTAAATATTTCTAATGTTAGTTCTTTGGCAAAGCAAGTGATGTCTACGACGGGCTACGCAGACACAGCAGCAAATAGTTCACAAAGTACAATCTATAGTTTAAATATTTCTAATGTCAGTTCTCTGGCAAAGCAAGTGATATCTGGCGACAACCTGCTACATATCGACGCACAAACCTCAAATTATCTCACATCACAGACTATTGCTAGTTTGAATAATTCCGATGTCAGTTCTCTAATTGGTCAGACTGTTACAGAAACAGCAAAATATCTCACACCAGAGACTATTGCTAGTTTTAATAATTCTGATTTCGATTCTCTAATGGGTCAGACTATTACAGAAACAGCAAAATATCTCACGCCAGAAACTATTGCTAGTTTGAATAATTCCGATGTCAGTTCTCTAATTGGTCAGACTATTACAGAAACAGCAAAATATCTTACGCCAGAGACTATTGCTAGTTTTAATAATTCTGATTTCGATTCTCTAATGGGTCAGACTATTACAGAAACAGCAAAATATCTTACACCAGAGACTATTGCTAGTTTTAATAATTCTGATTTCGGTTCTCGAATAGGTCAGATTATTACAGGCATCAATACAGATAGCAATGATGATAACAAAAATGAGAATAATCTTGATTTTTGGAAACTACTAGAGGGAATGCAAAAACAAATAGAACAGTATAAAAAATTCTTAGGCATCGCTTAA
- a CDS encoding HlyD family efflux transporter periplasmic adaptor subunit, with protein sequence MVNAAQARQTKERFAQPEEQLTYELGKAVQELPPLYTRLLAGTMSVIVFGAIAWAYFSQIDEVATAPGELIASTQVRPVTSLGGGSIVGVKVQEGDRVTKGQILIQKDPDLQITDVSRLAKSTRLIQDDLQRLDAERLGGKTTGTKLQDELLNSRLQDYQARQAGAEAEANRQIALINQAKVRLTRLQDNLANAKSSFANAKTNLANADSIRIKIESNLALAQEREKSLRTLITPGAVPRVDYLDAQERLTRAKTEITRSQDEVTNAQNRITEAQDKVTSLEKDIAAQAQEIRQAEQAYNAARSQAQRIASERQSEILTQFNKRKEELTTVQGQLEQARKQQALETIEAPVAGTIYRVKATKGPVQSGEELLSILPEGEEMLLEVKVLNRDIGFIRQGMKAKVKMATFPFQEFGIVEGEVMQVSPNAIIDKELGLVFPTRIKLNKHSVNVRGQEVEFTPGMSATGEIVTRKKSILTFITEPVTRRFNEAFSVR encoded by the coding sequence ATGGTAAATGCTGCTCAAGCACGTCAGACAAAAGAGCGATTCGCTCAACCAGAAGAACAACTCACTTATGAATTGGGGAAGGCGGTACAGGAATTGCCACCCCTGTACACGAGGTTATTAGCGGGAACAATGAGCGTGATCGTATTTGGAGCGATCGCTTGGGCGTACTTCTCGCAAATAGATGAAGTAGCAACAGCACCAGGGGAATTAATTGCTTCCACACAGGTTAGGCCAGTGACATCCTTGGGTGGGGGGTCAATCGTCGGTGTGAAAGTTCAAGAAGGCGATCGCGTTACCAAAGGTCAAATTCTAATTCAAAAAGACCCTGACTTACAAATAACTGATGTTTCCCGCCTAGCCAAATCAACTAGATTGATTCAAGACGATTTGCAACGTTTGGATGCAGAACGTCTTGGAGGCAAAACTACTGGGACGAAACTACAAGATGAACTTTTAAATTCCCGCCTGCAAGACTACCAAGCGCGTCAAGCAGGAGCAGAAGCAGAAGCAAATCGCCAAATAGCACTCATCAATCAAGCCAAAGTCCGGTTGACTCGATTGCAAGACAACTTAGCTAATGCCAAAAGCAGCTTTGCGAATGCCAAAACCAACCTTGCCAACGCAGACAGCATCCGAATTAAAATTGAAAGTAATTTGGCACTTGCACAAGAAAGAGAAAAAAGCTTACGCACTCTAATTACTCCTGGTGCTGTACCTCGTGTCGATTACTTGGATGCTCAAGAAAGATTGACTCGTGCAAAGACAGAAATTACCAGATCGCAAGATGAAGTAACTAACGCCCAGAATAGAATAACAGAGGCTCAAGATAAAGTCACATCATTAGAAAAAGATATTGCTGCTCAAGCCCAAGAAATTCGCCAAGCAGAACAAGCTTACAACGCTGCCCGTAGTCAGGCCCAACGCATAGCATCAGAACGCCAAAGTGAAATTTTAACCCAGTTCAACAAGCGTAAAGAAGAACTGACAACTGTTCAAGGTCAATTAGAGCAGGCGAGGAAGCAGCAAGCTTTAGAAACGATTGAGGCTCCCGTTGCAGGTACGATTTACAGAGTCAAAGCCACCAAGGGGCCAGTCCAATCTGGTGAAGAATTGCTGTCAATTTTGCCAGAAGGGGAAGAAATGCTTCTAGAGGTGAAAGTTCTTAACCGCGATATTGGGTTTATTCGTCAAGGAATGAAGGCAAAAGTGAAAATGGCGACTTTCCCCTTCCAGGAATTTGGGATTGTGGAGGGCGAAGTTATGCAAGTCAGTCCAAATGCAATTATTGATAAAGAATTGGGCTTAGTTTTTCCTACAAGAATTAAGCTAAATAAACATTCAGTTAATGTACGTGGTCAAGAGGTAGAATTTACACCAGGTATGTCTGCTACAGGTGAAATTGTCACTCGTAAAAAGTCAATTCTGACATTTATTACTGAGCCTGTGACGCGACGGTTCAATGAAGCATTTTCTGTTAGGTAG
- a CDS encoding SDR family oxidoreductase, translating to MFLVTGATGGIGRRVVRLLRQREQSVRAFVRLTSRYSELEHRGAEIFIGDLLQEKDIQKATQGVKYIISAHGSDSDALSLDYRANIELIDQAKANGVEHFVFISVLGADRGYEDAPVFKAKRAVERYLSASGLNYTILRPAGLASNLLPLVERFRETGLYLLIGDRKNRTSIVSTDDLARIVVDSMTVEGARNQILPVGGPEILLREDIPRIFGRIFAKEPVIINSPLFLIDGLQGALGLFNPQTQKALGTYRTLLANEFFCTKDEIANLEAIFNFQLETLENFLRRYLAV from the coding sequence ATGTTTCTAGTAACTGGAGCAACGGGAGGAATTGGTCGCAGAGTTGTGCGACTGCTACGGCAACGAGAACAGTCTGTGCGGGCATTTGTCCGCCTTACCTCGCGTTACAGCGAGTTAGAACACCGGGGTGCAGAAATCTTTATTGGTGATTTGCTGCAAGAAAAAGATATTCAAAAAGCTACTCAAGGTGTGAAGTATATTATCAGCGCTCATGGTTCTGATAGCGATGCTCTATCCTTAGATTACCGCGCCAATATTGAACTGATTGACCAAGCAAAAGCTAATGGCGTAGAGCATTTTGTCTTTATTTCGGTATTGGGAGCTGATCGCGGGTATGAAGACGCTCCTGTGTTCAAAGCCAAACGAGCCGTAGAGCGATATTTGTCAGCTAGTGGCTTGAATTACACAATTTTACGCCCGGCTGGATTAGCATCTAACTTGCTGCCATTGGTAGAACGATTTCGGGAAACGGGATTGTATCTGCTGATTGGCGATCGCAAAAACCGTACCTCAATTGTCAGTACCGATGATTTGGCAAGGATAGTAGTGGATTCTATGACAGTTGAAGGCGCTCGTAACCAGATTTTACCAGTGGGAGGCCCAGAGATTTTATTACGAGAAGATATTCCCCGGATTTTTGGTCGGATTTTCGCCAAAGAGCCAGTAATAATTAATTCACCACTATTTTTAATTGATGGGTTACAAGGTGCATTGGGTCTATTTAATCCCCAAACCCAAAAAGCTTTGGGAACTTATCGCACATTGCTAGCAAACGAATTTTTCTGTACAAAAGATGAAATTGCCAATTTAGAAGCGATTTTTAACTTCCAATTGGAGACATTAGAAAATTTTTTGCGGCGTTATCTAGCAGTTTGA
- a CDS encoding transposase: MKAYSLDLRQKIVDAYACGDISQRKLAKNFGVTLSFVQNLLKRHRELGMIGPKVRTEQTATKLNAEQLEILRQLVIAQPDATLSELRERLYEKTEVLIGVATVNRMVRWKLHLNLKKKSPPHKKGSDEVQLARFEYWKLLRGIPVEELIFLDESGVNLSFIRKCARALPGLQAMLKSPTAKGKMSR; the protein is encoded by the coding sequence ATGAAAGCCTACTCTCTCGACTTGCGTCAAAAAATAGTTGATGCTTATGCCTGCGGTGACATTTCCCAACGAAAACTGGCTAAAAACTTTGGTGTCACCTTAAGTTTTGTGCAAAATTTACTCAAACGCCATCGAGAATTGGGGATGATAGGCCCCAAGGTGCGGACTGAGCAGACAGCAACAAAGTTGAATGCTGAACAGTTAGAAATCCTGCGCCAACTCGTCATAGCACAGCCCGATGCGACGTTAAGCGAATTGCGGGAACGACTTTACGAGAAAACAGAGGTCTTAATTGGGGTAGCTACGGTGAATCGGATGGTTCGCTGGAAACTTCACCTCAACCTCAAAAAAAAGTCTCCACCTCACAAAAAAGGTAGTGATGAAGTCCAACTAGCCCGATTTGAGTACTGGAAACTCTTGAGGGGGATACCCGTCGAAGAGCTGATTTTCTTAGATGAATCGGGAGTTAATCTGTCCTTCATCCGCAAATGTGCCCGCGCCTTGCCTGGCCTTCAGGCTATGCTCAAAAGCCCAACCGCAAAGGGAAAAATGTCTCGGTAA